Proteins from one Candidatus Methanoperedens sp. genomic window:
- a CDS encoding methyltransferase domain-containing protein has protein sequence MNFFDSAYEGIPPWDIGRPQKEFIRLAENGEISGRVLDVGCGTGENSLYLASKGLEVWGIDAAQSAIKKAKDKAKERGITVNFLVSDALKLQLLQTKFDTIIDCGLFHVFSDEERPIYAASLSSALHPGGKYFMLCFSEHEPGSYGPRRVTQAEIRATFREGWKINYIREAELETTLGAEGVKAWLSSIARL, from the coding sequence ATGAATTTTTTTGATTCCGCATACGAGGGTATTCCACCATGGGATATCGGGCGCCCACAGAAGGAGTTCATCAGGCTTGCGGAAAATGGAGAAATAAGCGGAAGAGTGCTTGATGTGGGATGTGGAACAGGGGAAAACTCATTATATCTTGCCAGTAAGGGTCTTGAAGTGTGGGGCATCGATGCAGCACAGTCTGCCATCAAAAAAGCAAAAGACAAGGCAAAAGAACGTGGAATAACTGTAAACTTTCTCGTTTCAGACGCTCTCAAACTTCAATTGCTTCAGACTAAGTTCGATACCATAATCGACTGCGGCCTGTTTCACGTGTTCTCGGATGAGGAGCGTCCGATTTATGCTGCAAGTTTATCTTCGGCGCTCCATCCTGGTGGCAAGTATTTCATGCTCTGTTTCAGCGAGCATGAGCCGGGATCATACGGGCCAAGGAGAGTAACGCAGGCAGAGATACGGGCCACGTTCCGCGAAGGTTGGAAGATCAATTACATCAGGGAAGCGGAACTTGAAACAACGCTTGGGGCTGAGGGT